In the genome of Ignavibacteriota bacterium, the window TCTTTGTTCAATTCGCCGGGAGAATCGCCATCAACGGTGTAGGCAAACTGCGCTCCGAATTTTTGGATGTCGAAGTATTTTGTTCCCGCACCGATTTCTTCATCGGGAGTGAATCCTATTTTGATATCACCGTGAATGATGTTCGGATTGTTGAGTAATGTTTGAATAGCAGTCATGATGATTGCAATTCCTGCCTTGTCATCCGCGCCGAGAAGAGTCGTTCCATCAGTTGTAACAATTGTTTTGCCGATGTTCCGTTTCAATTCTTTGTTCTCCGATTCTTTGATGATGACCGACGGGTCGCCGGGGAGAATGATGTCGCCGCCCTGATAGGTTATCACTTGCGGTTTCACGTTCGTGCCGGAAGCGGAAGGAGATGTATCAACATGCGAGATAAATCCGACAGCAGGAGTTTTGCCAAACGCTTTGTCCGATTGAGGAATGTTGCTTGGCAGTGTTGCCATCACGTATCCATACTTATCAATGGTAACATCGGGCAAGCCGAATGCTTTCAATTCCTGAACAAGCAGGTTGAGCAAGTTCCATTGTTTGTCGGTGCTGGGATACGTGGTTGATTCTTCGGAAGATTGAGTATCAATCTTCACGTAACGGAGGAGGCGGTCGAGTACGGTTTCGTTCATAGTAATACTTTCGGAAATTCTGTTGAGATTATTGAGGCAAAAAAATTATATACATGAGGTCGCCTTCGTCAGCGCTCAGGCTACGGGCGGTGACCTTGTGAAAAACGCGTGTGATTCTATGAATTTTCTGCATAAAAACCAAAAGAAATTGCCCGCTTTTTCTTACATTTGTACCGATGAAACAATCAAACAAATCTCTGCTTAGAATACTCCCGGTTACTCTTCTTGTTCTCGTACTCTTCCCTGTTCAATTGGTTTTCGGACAAATAGAAAACCTGAGTGATGAGTGGCGTTGGGTGCATTTTACTTCGGTGTATGGATTGCCGTCGGAAAATGTCATTTCTATAGTTGAAACAAAGAGCGGAACGATTTGGGCGCTCACTTCCAACGGCGTTGTTTGGTACGATGGTTACCAATGGATTCTTGCAGAAGAAAAAGAATTGCCTTCATCTAAACCGACGTGGCTTGGCGATTGGATAGCCGACAGTATCGCTTTGGGATTTGAAAGCGGAGTGTATATCGGCGTTCAACATCAGTTCAGGAAATTACCAAATTACATATCAGCGCCTGTTTTTCCGTTCAATGAGCGGGAGATTCTTTTTCTTGAAAAAAATTCTGTGGTAAAGCATGATGGAAGTGTGAAAACTGCTGTTGATGAGTTGTTGACATCAAACAAAACAATGAATGTATGGAAGACAAATGCTCAACAGATATGGCTCAATACTTCTTCATCGTTAAGCCGATGGAACGGTGAACAGTTCGAGACGGTCATTGCTGACTCGACGGAATTGATTCGTGTGAACATACTGAAAGAAAATATTCATAGAACGGGTATCGCTTCTGTGGTTAGCCCGATGGAGATGAGAGGAATTTGGGAGTGGGATAGCACATCGGTTCCGGTGTTAAATGTGTCGGAGAAAGGGAGTCAGGTGTTATGTTTGGATGTTGCGCCGAACGGAGACGCTATTGCCGTGTATGCTTCGGGAGAAGTTCGCGTCAGAAAGCAGGGAGTGTGGAGTTCGCCGGAACATGTGCCGCGCTTTTTGCAGGAATGTAAGTTCCTCAGGTTTGCTTCGAATGGCGATTTGTGGGTTGCTACAAGTAAAGGATTGTATCTCCTCAAGCGGTCTGTTGCGTTATGGTCGAACATCACCCACAAGGAATTGACGTTACGTAACAATGTGAATGAAATTCTGTTTGCCCGCGATGGAACGCTCTGGCTTGGAACGGGAGACGGAGTAGAGATTCACCGAAACGACAGCACAGTAGAGTGGATTTCCGAAATTGAAGGAAAACATTTGTATGGTGTAACAGGATTAGCGCAGGATGTGTTCGGAAATATCTGGATTTCGAGCGGGACAACATTCAGCGGCGCATATCGTTGGGATGGAACTCGCTGGCAACATTTCGATATTGGTGAACACCCGGAAGAAAATCGTTTTCACAAAATCAGAACATCGTTTG includes:
- the pepT gene encoding peptidase T encodes the protein MNETVLDRLLRYVKIDTQSSEESTTYPSTDKQWNLLNLLVQELKAFGLPDVTIDKYGYVMATLPSNIPQSDKAFGKTPAVGFISHVDTSPSASGTNVKPQVITYQGGDIILPGDPSVIIKESENKELKRNIGKTIVTTDGTTLLGADDKAGIAIIMTAIQTLLNNPNIIHGDIKIGFTPDEEIGAGTKYFDIQKFGAQFAYTVDGDSPGELNKETFSANSATITVHGRNIHPGTAKGIMVNSIKTMADIIVRLPKDCSPETTEGYEQYLHPHVLKGEEEKTTLNFLLRDFDTTGLDSLKKKLEKIIEEVKPLHPKARIELEIKEQYRNMREGCEKDVRVLDCLFEAATRAGMEPKWVPIRGGTDGSRLTAMGLPCPNIFTGGQNYHGKTEWCSVWGMEKAVETVVNVAQVWVEKSR